The genomic DNA GCGACGACGAAGCCCCCGGCGATCAGGACGATCCCGCCGACGAGGTACCAGTTGCTCGGCCCGGCCGGCAGCACGTTGAAGTAGTTCAGGACGATGACGAGCGCGCCGACGATCAGCAGCACCAGGATGAGCGGCCCCATCCACTTGGGGCTCACCTTGACACTGCGCGGGATCGGCGGGGTGTATCGCCCACTGGGCGTCGCCGGACGGGTCACGGCCCGCCCCGTCGCCCGCCCGGAGGAACGACCCTTGCGCGCCGCGTTGCCGGGGCCCTGCTTGCTCGCCATGCACCGAGGATAGCCACGGCGGGCGTCGTAGCCCGGGCCGGGGACGGCGGGTGGGCCACGACCGGCGCCGTCCGGGACCGAGGGCGCCGTCTGGAGCCGGGGGCGCTGGGGACGACCCACGGGTCGGGGCGCGAGCCGGGGCCGGTACAGTCGGGCACCGTGGGCACCCGGGTCCTGCTCGTCGACAACTACGACTCCTTCACCTACAACCTGGTGCAGGAGCTGGGCGAGCTCGGCGCCGAGCCCGTCGTCTACCGCAACGACGCCATCGACGTGGCCGGCATCCGGGCGTCGGGCGCCGACGGCGTCATCATCAGCCCGGGCCCGGGGCGCCCCGAGGACGGGGGCGTGAGCATGGCCGTCGTGGCCGAGCTCGGCGGCGAGCTCCCGATCCTGGGCGTGTGCCTGGGGCACCAGTGCATCGGACAGGTCTTCGGCGGCCGCGTCGTCCAGGCGCCCGAGCTCATGCACGGCAAGACGTCCGCCATCTTCCATACCGGCGTCGGCGTCTTCGCCGACATGCCCAACCCCTTCGAGGCCACCCGCTACCACTCGCTCGTGGTGGAGCGAGACTCGCTGCCCGACGTGCTCGAGGTCACCGCCGAGACCGCCGACGGCGTCGTCATGGGGCTGCGCCACCGCGAGCTGCCCGTCGAGGGCGTGCAGTTCCACCCCGAGTCCATCCTGACCTCGGCGGGTCCCGACCTCCTCGCCAACTTCCTCGGGGCGTTGGGAGCCGACCGGCGCTGACCGCACCGGGTCGGTCGGTCCGCCGACTCCGACCCGGTGACGCCCGCCGCCCGGCGGGCGCTCCGGCTGAGCCCTATCGACTCTTGCGGTGGTGCGCCGACGTCGTGGTCGTCGTCCCCCCCGTCGTGGTGGAGGTCGTGGCCGAGCAGCTCGGATAGCTGGCCACCGTGATGGTGACCGTGGTCCCCGAGCCCACGGACTTCCCGCCCGAGGGGCTCTGCGACTGGACCAGGCCGTCCTGAGTCGGGTCCTGTGTCGACTGGCAGATCACCACGGGGTTGAGGTTGGCACTCTGCAGGGTCGACACCGCCTGCGCCTGGGTGGAGCCCGTCGTGTCGGGCACGAGCACCGACGAGGGCCCGTGCGACACCACCAGGTTCACCGACGCGTTCGCCGGCTCCTGGGCACCGGCCGCCGGGTTCGTGCTGATCACGTTGCCCGGCGGGACCGTCGACGACGCCTGCTGGGTGATGGTCCCGCACTGGAACCCGGCCTGTCCCAGGCGGTTGCACGCCGTGTTCTGGTCGAGCCCCGTCACGTCGGGCACCGCTGTCGTCGTCGGCGCCGTGAAGATGTTGACCGTTCCCCCCGGAGCGATGCCCGTGCCCGACTTCGGGCTCTGGTCGCAGACGATGTTCTGCTGCGTGCAGCTGTTGCTGAACTGCACGTTGGCCTGGAGGCCTTCCTGCTGCAGCTGGGCCTTGGCGGCGGTCACCGACTGGTTGACGAGGGGAGGGACCTGGACCTGCGGGCCCCGGTTGCCGGTGACGATGGTGACGGTCTGGCCCTTGCGGACGGTGGTGCCCTTGGTCGGCTGGGTCCGAAGCACCTGGGTGTTGGGGGTGTTGTTGGCGGTCCTGTCGGCCTGGACCTGGGTGTGCAGGCCTTCGTGCTGCAGGGTGCGCTCGGCCTGGGTCACGGTCTGGTTGACGACGTCGGGCATGGAGAACGAGCTCGTCCCCCCGAGGTGCCACCAGCCGAGGGAGTTGCCGAGGAAGATGACGACGACCGCCAGCGCCACCAGCAGCAGGCCCAGGATGGCGGCGTAGAGCCTGGTGCGGCTGGGCTCGCGCTCGTCCTCGACGGCGCCCGCCCCGACGGCACCGATGGCTTGCGTCTTGCCGCTGACCGCCCCCACGGCCTGGGTGGTCTGCGGGCCGCCCTGCGGCGCCACCGCCCCCACGACGCGTCCCTCCCGGAAGCGCAGCAGG from Acidimicrobiales bacterium includes the following:
- a CDS encoding cell division protein CrgA, encoding MASKQGPGNAARKGRSSGRATGRAVTRPATPSGRYTPPIPRSVKVSPKWMGPLILVLLIVGALVIVLNYFNVLPAGPSNWYLVGGIVLIAGGFVVATQYR
- a CDS encoding aminodeoxychorismate/anthranilate synthase component II, coding for MGTRVLLVDNYDSFTYNLVQELGELGAEPVVYRNDAIDVAGIRASGADGVIISPGPGRPEDGGVSMAVVAELGGELPILGVCLGHQCIGQVFGGRVVQAPELMHGKTSAIFHTGVGVFADMPNPFEATRYHSLVVERDSLPDVLEVTAETADGVVMGLRHRELPVEGVQFHPESILTSAGPDLLANFLGALGADRR
- the pknB gene encoding Stk1 family PASTA domain-containing Ser/Thr kinase; the protein is MEPTKTPRVLSGRYELSHLVARGGMAEVYRARDQLLDRPVALKVLFPELSVDRSFVERFRREAQAAANLSHPNIVPVFDWGEDGGTYFIVMEFVDGRPLSSILRTAGPLHPDRAAEIAADVAGALSYAHRHGVVHRDVKPGNVLITEEGTIKVTDFGIARAVNTEESLTQTGAVMGTATYFSPEQAEGMGVDSRSDIYSLGVVLFEMVTGRPPFLGDTPVAVASKHVREHPPAPREINPAVPPDLEAIILKCMAKSPDHRYATGDDLRMDLLRFREGRVVGAVAPQGGPQTTQAVGAVSGKTQAIGAVGAGAVEDEREPSRTRLYAAILGLLLVALAVVVIFLGNSLGWWHLGGTSSFSMPDVVNQTVTQAERTLQHEGLHTQVQADRTANNTPNTQVLRTQPTKGTTVRKGQTVTIVTGNRGPQVQVPPLVNQSVTAAKAQLQQEGLQANVQFSNSCTQQNIVCDQSPKSGTGIAPGGTVNIFTAPTTTAVPDVTGLDQNTACNRLGQAGFQCGTITQQASSTVPPGNVISTNPAAGAQEPANASVNLVVSHGPSSVLVPDTTGSTQAQAVSTLQSANLNPVVICQSTQDPTQDGLVQSQSPSGGKSVGSGTTVTITVASYPSCSATTSTTTGGTTTTTSAHHRKSR